The segment AGTTTAAGGTTATTTTTTGAGAAGTTACTATTTTTCTAGTTTTGTATAAAAACCAGCAAATGGCACTTGCACCGGAACCGCAAGAAAGTGTTGGGCCAACACCTCTTTCATATACAAGAACATTATAATTAGAAATAGATTTTGTATTTTTATTTAGATCAAAATTTAGCCAAACGAATTCTACATTTGTTTTATTTAAAAATAGTTCATGAGATTCTATAAATTTTCCATATTTTTCTACCCAATCGGGCGTAACTTTTTTTGTAATTATAAAATGTGGATTTCCAACATTAACAACGTGGCCATGAAATTCCGACTTGTTATTTAAAGTTATTTGTTTCGAACCGGAATACACCAGACCTGAAATTTTTGTTGTAATAATATTTTTATTTATTGTGCAATTTATAAGCTTTTTACCCATTTTAAATGTAAAAATTTTATTAATATCATGATATTCTCTAAGATGTAGCGCTGCACAGCGTAAACCATTAAGACACGTTTCGGCTTGGCTTCCATCGGAATTAAAAATTAAAAGTTCCGGATAATTGCCGGAAATATCTTTTTTTAAAACCAAAACTCCATCAGCACCAATTCCAAAATGTCTATTGCACGAATCTATAACAAAATTTTTCCAAATAGGACCATTAAGCTTTTCTTTTAAAAAATCAGCATCTTTGTAAAAATAATCTATTAAAATAAAATCGTTACCAAGTGATTCATACTTGTAAAAATTTTCAGCCATTTTTTTCTTTATTATATTAAAATTCTTTTTCTTCTTTTTTGTCATTCCCGACTTGATTTTGAATCAAGTCATTTGAAAATATAGCATCTTTAAATAAAGCACTTGATCCAAAAACCTTTTTTAAATAAGATTTTCCCGAATCTCCAAAAACTATTACTACAATATCAGATTCTTTTAAATCTTTGCAATAGTTTAATGTAGCTTGTAGTACTGCACCGCTACTTATACCAACAAGAAAACCTCTTTGAGCCAAAAATCTTGTAGAAGAAAAAGCTTGTTCATCGGTTACTGGAATTATTTGATCTATAACCGAAGCGTCAAATGTGTCTGTTATTATGTCGATTCCAATTCCTTCAGACATGTATGCTTTTGGATTTTTACTTGAATATGCACTTGTTGCGGCGTCGGCACCTATAATTTTTATATTTTTATTTTTTTCTTTTAAATATTTGCCAACACCTGAAATTGTTCCGCAGCTTCCGGCTCCAACTATAACGTGAGTTACTTGCCCTTCAGTTTGTTCCCATATTTCTTTTCCGGTTGTTGCATAGTGAGCCTTTGGATTTGCTTTATTGTAATATTGGTTGGGCATAAAAGAGCCTGGAATTTGTTTATGTAAAATTTCTGCTTTTGTATGATAACCTTCCGGGTCTTCAAGCGTATCTGTATTTTTACATAAATAAACTGTTGCACCGTAAGCGCGTAGTGCATCAACTTTTTCTTCGCTTGTTCTGTCCGGTACGGTTATAATTACATTGTAACCTTTAACTGCACCAATCATTGCAAGTGCAATACCTTGATTTCCCGAACTTGCTTCTATGATAGTTCCGCCCGGTTTTAATAAACCTTCTTTTTCAGCTTGCTCTACCATAAAAAAAGCAGAGCGATCTTTAACGCTTCCGCCAGGGTTTAAAAATTCAAGTTTGGCTAAAACCGTAGGCTTAATTCCAAATTCAGAGTTTAAAAAGTCCAAATGAACTATAGGCGTGTTGCCTATTGAATCCAATATATTTTTAAATTTTATATTTTTTTTCATGATAATTATTTTTTTTTAAATAAATGGATAAAATAACTTTATATACAAGGGCTAGTCTAGAATTTTTTCTTTTATTTGAAAAGGTAAAAAATGTTAAAAAAAATAAGAGTTAGATTTGCACCATCCCCTACGGGATTTATGCATATAGGAAATGTGCGTGCTGCTCTACTTAACTATCTTTTTGCGCATCAAAAAAAGGGAACATTTGTTTTAAGAATAGAAGATACCGATCAAAATAGAAATATAGACGAATCAGGATCAAGTATAGTTGAAATTTTAAAATGGCTATCTTTAAAATATGATGAAGGTCCTATGATTGGAGGAGATTTTGGGCCATATTTTCAGTCTGAACGTACAGCAAAGTACCAAAAACAGCTTGATGATATGATTCGCAATCAGCTTGTTTATAGATGTTTTTGCAGTAAAGAAGAACTTGAAGAAAAACGGGAAGCACAAATTGCCAACAATATGCCACCCAGATATGACAGAACATGTTTGCATTTGTCAGATGATAAAATAAAAGAAAAAATTGCTGCCGGTATTCCATTTATTTGGAGATTTAAAGTTAATCAGGATTCGGTTGTAGAAATAGATAGTATGGAGCGCGGTATTATAAAATTTGAAATGAAAAATTTTTCAGATTTTGCATTAACTCGACAAGATGGATCTTTTACATTTTTATTTTCCAATTTTGTAGACGATTATTTAATGCAAATTACACATGTTATAAGAGGTGAAGATCATCTTACAAATGCGGCAATGCAAGCGGCTTTATTTTATGCGTGTTCATATCCGTTGCCAAAATTTTGGCATTTACCAATGTTATTGAATTCTGATGGTAAAAAAATGTCAAAACGTGATTTTGGTTTTGGAATACAAGAGTTAAAAGAGGCCGGATTTTTACCTGAAGCAATTTTAAATTTTGTTGCATTATTGGGAAATTCTTTTAAAGATGAAATTCAAAGTATTGGTGAACTTACACAAAATTTTGAATTTGAAAAAGTATCATCTACAGGTTCTATTAAATTTGATCTGGAAAAACTTCATTGGGTTAATCATAAGTGGATTGAGCGTACACCTGCAGACAGACTTGTACGATTGGTAAAGCCGTTTTTACATGAGCAAATAGAAGAAAGCGTAACTTTAGATGATAAAAAATTGGAATTTATTTTATCAAAAATAAAAACAGATTTAAGAACTCTAAAAGATATCGGTGAAGTTTTAAATTTTTATTTTAATCAGCCTAAAGTGTCAATAGACGAAATTAAAAAGCAATTTGGTGACGATAAAACAAAATTTATATTAAAAATTATTAATAAGCATTGCGATGTTTGTGAAAAAACTGAAATATTTTTACAAAATATAAAAGCAGATGCTAAAGATTATGAACTTTCAATGAAAGAGATTTTTGGAACTGTAAGATATTTGCTGACAGGAAAATTTAATGGTGTCTCGGTTCATGATTTATTTGAAATTTTGCCGGATAAAGAGATAGCGTCAAGATTAAAAAAAATAAGCTAATCTTTTAATCTATTTTCAGCCTCTTTAAGATTAAAAATGTAGCCTTTGCTTGAAAGATATTTCATTATCTTTAAAAATCTTTCTTCATATGCAGGGGCTACAAAAAATTCTAACAAAGATTCTTTTTTATCCAATGTTCGGCCAAAGGCAACATTTTCTTCATTTCTAAATGTTCCAAATACGAACCAGGTCATATGTTTTAAGCTGTTTGCTTGATAATATTTACAATACATGTTTTTTTAATATTTATTTTAAATAATAGTTTGCTTTTAATAACAATTAAAATAACAAAAAAAAACTTTATTTGAAACTGGGTTAAATTTTGTTATTTTAAATTCTTATACAATATCAATATTTAGGTGATAAATTTTGAAGATCTTGACCTATTAACTTTAATATTGATATAAAACATTGTGACTTTAATAAAAAAGTAGAAGGGATTGCCAAATGAAATTTTTTTTCTCAAATTTTTTTTCAAAATTATTATTTATTTCGTTGTTGATTATATTTGTTCCTGAATTTGTTTATTCAACATTAATGTATAATCAATATGATCCGTTTGCTTATCATACGATACAAGGTACCAATAAATATTATAAAAAAATAGAAAGTGGCTCGATTGAAGCTGGATTGCATATCTCGCCTTTTTATCAAACTACTTCTCATGCCAGAAATAAAGAGGGTGAAAAAACACCGGAAGGTGATATTTTTGGTTGGTGGAATATGGCGGGACTTTTTTATGGTCGCAATAATGCGCAAACATTAATTAGTGCATCTTCTACGATCAAACCATTTGCTTTAGAACAAGCTGTCGGCGGCGATCAGCCATATATTCCGGACGCTACAACGCAAGGATATTACCCAAGATTAAGTGACGCTTGGAGAGTTTTAGATAATCAAAGAGAAAATAATCCACCCGTATCTGATTTTGATGAGAAAGATTTAGTTTATGATTATACGTTATCAAGTAGTTTTAATAGTTCTGCATACAAAGCTAAAATGCCAACAACTTACGTTGATACTGAAAAGATGGGAATTCGTTTGGAATTAAACTTTGTATCAAAGATTGGGCTTGGACTTAATATAAAGACAGGATTGGTTGATTACAGAACGACACCTTCATTTGGTTTGCCTGCCGGTGTTGATGATACGGATATGGTCTATAAATATTTAACAAAATATGAAAAAATGGATGCAATTTGCAAAGAATTGGGACTTGATATTGCGTCTAGACAAGAAATAAATTTGGAAGATACGTTTGTACAACTTTACTATAGAGATGCCTTTAAATTAATGGATAGAGATGACGAGCATGTTGTAAATTTGGTTCCATATTTGGCTGTAGGCGCTTGGCTGCCAACCGGTAAAGAAAAAAATCCGGATGTAGCATTTTCTCTTCCTACCGGTAATAATGGCTTTTGGGGAATTACAGTCGACGGCTCAATAAATTTTGATATCCCTGATGCAGTACAACTTGGCGTCGGTGGTGGTTTTGCTCATTTTTTTAAACGAACATTGAATAATCAGCGAATAGCAAATGATAAAAATCAGCAGGGTATTTTCCCATGGAAGGCAAGAGTAACGATTGATCCTGGAGTTTCATGGTATTTTAATGCCTCGGTTTATGCTCCATACTTTATAGATGATTTTTCAGCATATCTTGATGTCATTTATTTAAAACATCATAGAGATGAAATAAAAATGAATGAAAGTGATTCTTCAAGAAATGCTTATTTTTTACCCGAAATTAATGAAAAAAATGCTGAATGGAGAAGTACAATGTTTCAAGGTGGCGTAAACTATGAATTTACCCCGGGATTACAAGTGGGACTTGGTTTTCAAACCCATATGAACGGTAGGTTAGTTTATAGAAATACAACAATTATGGGAACAATCTCTTTTATATTTTAAATTTTGATTGAAGCCTTGTATAAATGATAAAACTAACATATAATTAGACCGTTGTTAGTTTTATTAAAATATAAACATTTTAAAAGGCGGTGTTTTCAACCTATGAAAAAGGTTTACAACATAGAAGTTGGCGTTGGCGAAAATCTTGAAAGAAGTCTTAGACAACTCAAGAAAAAAATTGAGCGTGAAGGTGTAATTCGAGATATGAAGAGAGTGGTTTATCATGAACCAACTACTCAAAAAAAACGCAAAAAATTAATGCGAGCCATAAAAAATAACTTCATGAGAAATCCTGAAGCATACTTAAAGTAGAATTATGGACTTTAAACCATCAAATAAAAAAAGGGAGCAAAAAACCTCCCTTTTTTTTCATGAAATATCTAATTTAATTAGAACATTAGCTCTCGACGAACCGGACTTAATGAAGGTTTTTGTTACAAGAGTAACTTTATCTAATGATTATGGAATTTGTTTTGTTTATTTTTCAACATATGCAGATAAATCAGATTTTGATAAAGCTTTACCAATTCTAAAACTGTATAAAAATTCATTAAGAAAGACTTTGGCTCAAATTATTTCATCAAGATATGCTGCGAATTTAGTATTTCTTTATGATGAAACAAAAGATAAAGAGCGAAAAATTAATGCTCTTTTAGATGAAGCTGTAAAAGATTTACCAAAGGATTAATTATGTTTGTGCAGTCGCAAGAAAAACTTTTGCCTGCAAAATATTCAAATGATATTAAAACAGAGATGCTAAATGTTTTAAATATCGAATCTCAGGCAATAATTAATTTAATTAATTATTTTCCAATATCTTCAATTAATTTAGTCGAAAAAATTTTAAATTCGAATGGTAGAGTTATTTTTTCAGGAATGGGAAAATCAGGTCTTATTGCCCAAAAGTTGGTAGCAACATTTTCAAGTACTGGAACTCCGGCTATCTTTTTGCATCCTTCAGAAGCGTTGCATGGTGATTTGGGAATGCTTAAAAAAGATGATATTTTTATAGCACTTTCTAAAAGCGGTTCCGGTGTTGAATTAGAACAAATTATACAAATATTAAAAAATTTTGGAAATTTTACAGCTTTAATTAGTTGCGGAACCGGAGTTTTGAGTAAACTTGTCGATTTGCCTGTAACTTTACCATTTACTCAAGGAGCTTGCCAAATGAATTTGGCCCCGACTACAAGTTCTACTCTTACAATGGCATTTGGAGATGCCTTAAGTGTAACTGTTAGTAAACTAAAAAAATTTGATAAAAATGATTTTGCTTTATTTCACCCGGCAGGAGCATTGGGAAAAAAACTTTTATTAAAAGTAAGTAATTTGATAATTAATCAAGACTTGCCATTTATAAGTTTGGATACAAAGTTTGAAGATTTATTATTTGTTATATCTAGTAAAAGAATGGGCGCCGGGATTATTGTTAATTCAAGACACAACCTTTTGGGTATTATTACAGATGGAGACTTGAGAAGGGCTATGCAAAGCGGAGCATCCATATTTGAAAAAACAGCAAAAGATATAATGACAATAAATCCAAAAGTCATCAATAAAGATATTTTGGCCTACGATGCCCTTTTAGTCATGGAAAATTTCAATATCACAAGTTTGGTAGTAATTGATGATTTTAAAAAAGTTGTAGGACTAGTTCACGTACATGATATTTTAAAAGCTGGAATAGTAAAATAGATTAATTATTCCATTCGGCCGACAATCATTCTTCCACCGGTATCTCTCCATTCAGAGTCGGATTTTTTGGTTTGCCAACCAATTGGTTTTTCTGTTGCAGGATTTACCAAGATTCTTATTTTGCCTATTCCTATTCCATCATCAGATCCTTTTCTGATTTTATCATCTATTCTAGGGCCTTGTCCGGAATCCATTATTTCAATTTCATAAACTCCTGTACCAACCTTTTTTGGATAACCGATTATCATCATGCTGTGACCGGTACTATCAATCTCACCTTCTTCAGCTTCGCCTTTATTCACTTTATAATATGCAACTAAAAAATCTCCGGGCTTCCAATTGTCTACATGCGTTACTATAGTCCAATCATTTTTTATATCAGCAAGATTTTTTTGCCATTCTTTAGTTTGCATTTTTTTAAAAAAATTATATCTTTTCGTGTAGCTTTTTACGGCTTTATTTATTTTTTCTTTATCTGTTAAATTTTTTTCCAGTTCTTTTTTTAATTCATTTGGCGTTGTATTATGTATCCAGTTATTTGGCTCACTTAATGCATCATCGGTTGTAATTCCGAGCATGTTTTTTTCTGTTGTTTTTAATCTTAATATTTCATTAAAAATGTGATAATAAACATAGGCGCGCAAATTATTATCTCCACTTTCTTTTAATTTCAACATTTTTTTATGTAATTTAGGATTTACTTCTTTCAATATTTCATTTGCAAGCCAAGAACAATCACCCCAAAATATACCATTTTTTAGATCAAATTTTTGATCGCTGTGTACATAATTTATAACTTTTTTTCTCTCGGCTGCAGTTTTTGTATCTTTCAATTTTTCTTCAATTTTATTTGCTATTTTGGCTTCAAATTCCAAAATATTTTTTTGATATCCATCCCCTACTATTTTTACTAAATCTGCTGAGATATTTATTTGTTGTAGTAATAAAAATAATATTAATAAAATAGATAATTTTTTCATATTTTATACCCTCTAAAAAGAATTTATATAAATAATTTAAAATTTATTTAAACTGATTAAAGCGTATTTGTTCTTTGTTTGTAAATTTTTTAAAAAAAATAAGTTTTTATGTTGGTTATTGCTATTTTTATAATTATAATATTTTTTCTTTGTTGGGGATCTTTTTTAAATGTTATTGCCTACAGATCTATTCATGATAAATCTTTTTGGCAAAAACGGTCTACATGTAATAAATGTAATAGTTTAATCGCCTGGTATGATAATATTCCTGTAATTTCTTGGTTTATTTTGCAAGCTAAATGTCGAACTTGTAAAAGCAAAATATCATATTTATACCCATTTATAGAGATTTTAACCTCTGTGATTTTATCTTGTTTGTTTTTTTATTTTTTTTATGATCAAAATAATTTTATTTTTCTTAAAAGAAATATTTTTTCTTTTTTATCTTATTTTATATTTTTTTCAGCATTAATAGTTTCTACAAGAACTGATTTGGAAGAAATGGTAATACCGCAATTTTTTTCTATTTATATCGTTCCTGTTGCATTGTTTTTTTCATATTTTAATTTCTTGGAAATATCTTTTATTCAGAGTTTAGTAGGTGCTTTTGTTGGATATTTTGTTTTATGGTTTGTTGCAAAAATGTTTAAATTATTTGCGAAAAAAGATGGCTTAGGACAGGGCGATATGGAACTTTTAGCATTAATTGGTACATATCTGGGTATTATTGGCGTTTGGTTTACTATTTTGATATCCAGCATAATTGGTGTTATTGTCATGGGGATTTATATATATTTTACAAAAAAAGAAAAAGATATTAGATTTCCATTTGGCCCATTTTTAGTTTTAGGGGCTATTTTGTACTTTTTCTTTAAATCTTATTTAATAAATTTTTTGTTTAATTATTCAATTCCATTTTGAACGTGTTTTATATTTCTATCTTGATCAATTTGCCATAAATCCATTTTATTTTTTCCGGAAATATCACCGGCGGCACTAGCTGTAAAATTAGCTTTATCTGCACAAGTATTACCTAAATTTTCTTTTCCGGCTCCCAATTTTCCGGTAAAATAGTGTATACCTTCTTGAGCTCCGTCAAAGTTAAATCCATAGGTGTAATAGAAATTTTCATTTTTACCGCCACCTTTATATCCTTGAGGTTTCCAGCCTATTCCATTTGGCCCTGAAAGTTCTTTGCCATACTGTCCATGCTCTGCAAAATATGCTTCTTGTGCTGTGTGCAGTGACGCCAAATTTACTGAAACTTCGGCTTGCTTAGCTTTTGCATAATAATTAAAATATCTTGGAATAGAAATAGTTGCTAAAAATGCAATAATAGAAACAACAATCATAAGTTCGATCATTGTAAAACCATATTTTTTCATTACTCCCCCTATAAAATAAAATTTGCAAAACTAAAACCAATCAAATTTACGTTTTAGTTTTGCAAATTTTTATATTTTAAATCAAATTTTTTATAAATTAGAGGTTATTTTTTCTATTAAACTATCAATTGGTTCATTACTTAAAATTCCAGCGGCATTTTTATGTCCACCTCCACCAAAAGGAAGAGCCAATTTATTTACATCTTCAGTTTTAGATCTTAAGGAAACTTTTGTTTGTCCGGATTCTGTTTGATAGAAAAGCAATGTATACTCCACGCCGGAAATTTGAGATAAAAAATTATTAAATCCAATTAGCGAGGCAATGGAAAGATTATTTTTTTTCAAATCATCTTGTGTAATTTTTGCCCAAGCAGCTTTACCGCTTTTTGATATTTGAATATTGCTTAGTACTTTTCCCCAAAGATTTATTATTTTAGGATCTTTATCACTTATTAGTTCTGTTTTAAGTTTATAAAGATCGGCACCTAACTCCATTAATTCTGCTGATATGCGTAACGTTGCCGGATATGTTGATTGAGTGTGAAAAATCATGCTGTCATAAAGTATTCCAAATAATAAACATTCCGCTATATATTTATCTATTAAATTTTTATTCCAATATTTAAGTAAATCAAATAAAATTTCACACGTACTAGATGTATTTGCATTTATAAAATTATATTTACCTTTTATGGTGTTGCTTATATGATGATCTATATTGATTATTGGAATGTTTTTAAATTCTTTTGGATAATATAATCGTTCATAGTTTGCAGTATCAACAGCTATTAATAATTCCGGCGTAATAACGTGTTTATTTATGTAAACAATTTTTGGAGTTCGTTTAAATTGAAATTCCGGATTATTTGGAAATACTGTTTCAACTTGTTTGCCTAGTTTTTCTAAAAAAGATTCAAGTGCGCAACAGGCAGATATCCCATCACCATCCGGTCTATAGTGTGTTAAAAGAGTTATTTTATTTACATTGTTAATTAATTGGTATGCATCATTATTTGACAAAATCTTCTCCATAAATTTTTTTTAGCTCCTTTACTGAAATGGCTCCTTCTCTGACCACTTTTATATAGTTTCTATTTGTAATGTCTAAGATTGTAGAGGGTAGAGTCTGATCTAATTTGTAATTTGTGTCAATATTATTTTTATCTATAACAATATATTTTGTATTATTAATAATATCGATATTTATATCTTCTAAATTGGCTGCAACCTGTTCATTCGATTTGTTTGCGCTTGTTGAAAATAATCCATCAAAAAAAATTAAAATTTTTTGTAATCCATCATGTTTTGGACATCTTAATGCAATAGTTTTTTCTTTTGAACATAAAAAATCGGGTGTGTTTTTTTTTGCATTAAAAATTATTGTTAAAGGTCCCGGCCAAAAATTTTTAATAATATTTAAAATTTTTGGATTATCTATGGTTTCTTTGTCTACAAAATTAAAAATTTTTTCGTAAGAATCTATTAATATTAAAAAAGGTTTATCTTCTTTGCGTCCCTTAAGTTTAACTATTTTATCAAAGCTATTTTGTGTTGTATTACCTAAAAAACCCAAAATAGTATCTGTAGAGCTGATTGAAATCTCATCTTTACAAATAGAATCATAAAGCTTTCTTATAGAGTCGTCTTCTGACCAATAGATAATTTTATTCTTAAATATATTCATAAAACCCTATTTTTTAATAAAATAACAAAAATATTGTCTAAATTTAGTCTCTTGGTGTAAATATTTATTTTTATTTGTAACAAATCCAATTCTATTTGTGTGCATTTAACCCCGATTGTGAAAGATTACAAAATATTATATAATAAATCTAATTAATTTTAAAAAGAATTAAACAAATTGGAAATTTTTTTTAATAGAAGGAATTTTTATGGACGCATCAACTCAAGTAATAAAAAAAATGAATAAGACCGGAATGGAGAAAAGTAGAAGTTATGGTCAAATAATACAGTTGCTTGATTCTTTACGTCCTTATGATTATACACCTGAAGTTATAAAAAGAATGAAAAAACTGGATTTACTTTTAGATAATGTTTCTACTAAAAAGGATATAATTCTTGTTGGTGGAGCTACAGGTAAAAGTTTATCCATACATTTTGCAACAAAACTTTTAAAAGATGAGGGATTTAATGCCGGTGTTGCATATTCATCTCATTTTTTAAATTATAATGAACGATTTATTTTAGATAATCAGCAAATATCAAATAAAGATTTTACAGATGCTTTAAATACTGTTTTGGATGTTGCTATTGAAAATGCAATCGATTCGACTGCATTTGAAATATTAACAATGGCATCGTTAGTTTATTTTGCAAGTCAAAATATTGATTTAATAATAATGGAAGTTGGTGTTGGCGGAAGATATGATGCAACTAATTTTTGTAATCCAATAATATCTTCGGTTACCAGAATTGCTCAAGACAATGCAGAATTACTTGGCAACGATTTAGATGAAATTTCAAAAGAAATGCTTGAAATAGTAAGACCTAATGCCTGGTTTATTTCAGCAGAACAGAGTAAATTACGCTTGCAAAAAATGAAGCAAATTGTTGAAGAAAAAGGTGGAAAATGGTCCATGCCTATAAGAAAACTTGCAAATTTACCATATATTTATGAACAGTTATACGGAAGAACGGTTTCTTTAGGTGAAAGAATTGCTCAAATTTATGTTGAAAATATAAAACAAAAATTTTCGCCATTACTCAGGGGTAATCTACTTGCAACTCAAAAGGGACAACGCGGTAGACCTACATTGGAAGCTAAACGAAATGCAGAAATTAATCCAATAAAAACATTGAAAAGTTTTTGGACATCTCAATTCAATTTGTTAAAAGGCAGATTTGAAATATTGGATAAAGAAAAACCAACTATTTTGCTTGATTGTGCTCATAATATGGATGGTTTTGAGAACTTATTTTTGGGTCTTCGTTTATTGCATTACCAAAAACCATTAAAAGATTTTGCTTTAATAATTGGTGTTGATAGAAATATTGATGAACTTGAGTTATTAAAACTAATTCGATATTTTAGTAAAAAAATTAGCGGTTATGTTTATTTTGTACCTTTAAAAGATAGACAAAGTAAAGATGTAAATGATCTGGAACAAAAAGCTAAGGCTCTGGATATAAAAGCTAAAGGTTATAGTTCTTTTGAAGTTGCGTTTGAAGCTGCAAAATCTGTTGTTGACCAAAGAGATGGGTTACTTTGTGTTACCGGTTCTATGGGAATTGTATCTCAATACTGGGAAAACAGAGGAATAAAAAAGATATAAAAAAAGTTTAATTTATAAAGGGCTAGATTTTTAGTTCTAGCCCTTTTGTTATTTCCGGGGGATTTTATGAATTTTAAATATTTATTTATTGGCGCTATTTTTATTTTTTCGAACGTAATGGGAATTGAATTAGAAAAATCAGATTCTAGACCCATAACACCGGTTGAGAATTATGAAATTCAGAATCTTGAAAAACAAAAAACAGAAGACGAAATATTTGAAAAACAAATACTAGAAGAACAAGATTATATAAAAAGCTTAAGGTCTGCCAATCCGCCACTTAATTAAAACAATAATAAAATTAAAAACTTAATTTTGTTACCTTCTTTTTTAATGCATCGGCTTTACTTTGCATTATTAAAAATTCTTTATCAAGCATAGATAGATATTCTATAGTATCTTTTGAATATTTCGGATGTTTTAAAGCAAATTCAATATTTGTTTTAAGCCATCCGAAAATTGTTCCGGCATCAAATCTTTGTCCCTGAACTTTGTAAGCAAATACTTTTTCTCCTGATAATAATAAATTTTGTATTCCATCGGTTAATTGCACTTCACCACCGGCACCAAATTGTAAATTGTCTAAAGATGAAAAAATATTTGGAGATAAAACATATCTGCCAATAATGGCTAAATTTGAGGGTGCTTTATTGATTGCAGGTTTTTCAATTAGATCTTTTACATGAAATAAATTTGGAGACAATTGTCTTCTGACATCTATAATTCCATATCTGGAAACATCTTCTTTTGGTACTTCTTGAACAGCAATGACATTACATTTTTCTTGTGTTGCTATTTTTATGAGTTGTGCCATTGCCGGAATTTCGCATGTAAATATATCATCAGGTAAAAATACGGCAACATGCTCATCGTTAAATGCAGATCTAGCGGTCCA is part of the Candidatus Dependentiae bacterium genome and harbors:
- the galU gene encoding UTP--glucose-1-phosphate uridylyltransferase GalU produces the protein MKIKAIIPAAGFGTRFLPTTKSVPKELLPIVDKPAIQYVVEEGINSGIKDFVIVTSKNKKAIEDHFDNFSELETILKNHKNESLLEISQIIEKSNFLFIRQREQLGLGHAIWTARSAFNDEHVAVFLPDDIFTCEIPAMAQLIKIATQEKCNVIAVQEVPKEDVSRYGIIDVRRQLSPNLFHVKDLIEKPAINKAPSNLAIIGRYVLSPNIFSSLDNLQFGAGGEVQLTDGIQNLLLSGEKVFAYKVQGQRFDAGTIFGWLKTNIEFALKHPKYSKDTIEYLSMLDKEFLIMQSKADALKKKVTKLSF
- a CDS encoding L-threonylcarbamoyladenylate synthase: MNIFKNKIIYWSEDDSIRKLYDSICKDEISISSTDTILGFLGNTTQNSFDKIVKLKGRKEDKPFLILIDSYEKIFNFVDKETIDNPKILNIIKNFWPGPLTIIFNAKKNTPDFLCSKEKTIALRCPKHDGLQKILIFFDGLFSTSANKSNEQVAANLEDINIDIINNTKYIVIDKNNIDTNYKLDQTLPSTILDITNRNYIKVVREGAISVKELKKIYGEDFVK
- a CDS encoding bifunctional oligoribonuclease/PAP phosphatase NrnA, translated to MEKILSNNDAYQLINNVNKITLLTHYRPDGDGISACCALESFLEKLGKQVETVFPNNPEFQFKRTPKIVYINKHVITPELLIAVDTANYERLYYPKEFKNIPIINIDHHISNTIKGKYNFINANTSSTCEILFDLLKYWNKNLIDKYIAECLLFGILYDSMIFHTQSTYPATLRISAELMELGADLYKLKTELISDKDPKIINLWGKVLSNIQISKSGKAAWAKITQDDLKKNNLSIASLIGFNNFLSQISGVEYTLLFYQTESGQTKVSLRSKTEDVNKLALPFGGGGHKNAAGILSNEPIDSLIEKITSNL